CGAGATCGTGCAGCGCTACAACGGCTCGATCTCTGCCGAGCACGGCGTAGGCATGACCAAACGTGATTACCTGGGTTACAGCCGCTCGCCTGAAGAAATTGCCTGCATGAAGGCAATAAAGGCCGTGTTCGACCCTAACGGCATCATGAATCCGGGTAAGATCTTCGCTCCTGAATAAAAGCAGTAATCAAAGGAGTCGGCCATGAGTTACCAGCACCAGTACGTAGACGGCACGCGCATTCACTTCCCGCTGGGCAAGGTAGTGTGTGTGGGCCGTAACTATGCCGAGCACGCCAAGGAACTGGGCAACCCCATTCCGACCGAGCCGCTGCTGTTCATCAAGCCCGGCAGTTGCGTGGTGCCACTGGAGGGCGGCTTCAAGATCCCGACCGACCGTGGCTCGGTGCATTACGAGGCTGAAATTGCCGTGTTGCTCGGCAAGCCGCTGTCGGCGCACCCCACCGAAGAGGAAGTGGTCGACGCCATTTCCGGATTCGCCCCGGCGCTGGACCTGACCTTGCGTGACGTGCAGACCAAGCTCAAGGAAAAGGGCATGCCGTGGGAAACCTGCAAGAGCTTTGACGGCGCCTGCGTGCTGCCACCGTTCGTTGCCGCCGGCACCTTTGAAGACCTGACCGACATCCCGGTACGCCTGACCATCAATGGCGAAGTGTGCCAGGACGGCAATAGCGGGATGATGCTGAACCCGATCGTCCCGATCATTAAGCACATGGCCTCGCATTTCTCGCTGCAGCCTGGCGACGTGATTCTCACCGGCACCCCGGCCGGTGTCGGGCCGTTCAATGTGGGTGACGAGCTGGTGCTGGAGCTGCCGGGCGTTTGCCGCTTCGAAAGCCGGGTGCTTTAAGCACTTACGCTGACTGTGTGGGAGCGGCCTTGTGTCGCGAAAGGGCTGCATGGCAGCCCCGGCAATATCAGTTGCGAAGCTGCACCCTGGGGCCGCTACGCGGCCCTTTCGCGACACAAGGCCGTTCCCACAGGTGCGTATTTCGATTTACCGAATTTTTCACACCCCATCCGGATAATGCGCCTCCCATAGCCCCTACCCCAGGACCACCCGCATGCCATCCTCCGCCAGCGCCCCCGTATCCCCCAAGCGCCGTTTCTACCTGCGCTGGCCCTTCGCCCTGGCCGTGGCTGCGGTGATCGGTTATGGCGTAGCCGTGGCCATGCACTGGGACGACCGTGGCCTGCTGTGGGTAAAGGAAAGCTTCGAAAGCACTGCCGAACGCAGCGAAAGCGTGTGGTTGCCCGACTTCAAGGTCGATATCGACGCCAAGCCAATGCCGGGCATGGACGATGACGAAGCTTCCGACATCGCCTTCAACCCTCATACCCGCACCTTGTTCGTGGTCATGGGCAAAAACCCGTTCCTGGTCGAGCTCAACCTTGAGGGTGATGTGTTGCGCCAGATCCCGCTGGTCGGCTGGAACAACCCTGAAGGCGTGGCCGTGCTGGAAGACGGCCAAATTGCCATCACCGACGAGCGCAAGCATGACCTGACCGTGGTCAAGGTCGATGCCAGCACCACCACCCTTAACCACGCCGACTTCCCGAGCCATGACTTGGGCGAGTCGGTCAAAAGCAACAAAGGTTTTGAAGCCGTTGCCTGGGACCCGATGCGCCAACGCCTGATCATCGGCGAGGAGCGCCCGCCAAAGCTGTACACCTGGGCAACCGATGGCCGCAGCCCGCTAGAGGGTGACAAGCAGCCGCTGGCCAGTGACGAACTTGACCTGCGCAACCTCTCGGCCCTGGGTGTGGACCCGCGCACCGGGCACCTGCTGGTGCTGTCTGCCGACTCCAACATGCTGCTGGAACTGGACGAGCAAGGCCAGCAGGTCAGCTTCATGACCCTGCTGGGTGGTTTCAACGGCCTCAAGAGCACCATCCCGCGTGCCGAGGGCGTGGCCATGGACGATAAGGGCAACCTTTATATGGTCAGTGAGCCCGCGCTCTTCTATCGTTTCAAGAAGAACTGACTGCCTTATCAGGGAATGATGGCATTAAGCTTCACTTCAGTCAGGCATGGTTAGATTCGCCACCCTTACGCCGAGTCTGCCGTTATGCGTCGTTATGTTCGCCTGCCCCTGATCCTTGCTGTTGTCGGTTTGCTGGCCGTGCTCTTGTTGAGCATGGCGGGGCAGGAGTTCCGCTTGTTCGAGCGGGGTTGGTTCAACCTCAAGACCTGGTGGCAGCCCGCTGAGCAGAGCATGGGGCTCGATCGCTACCGGGTGGCGATCGAAGCGCAGACGATCGACGGCCTGGACGATGATGTGTCGGCGCTGACCTACGACCCCGACCGCAAAACGCTGTTCACCGTCACCAACCAGCGCTCCGAATTGATCGAACTGTCGTTGGACGGGCGCATCCTGCGCCGCGTGCCGCTAACCGGTTTTGGCGACCCTGAAGCCGTGGAATACGTCGGCCCCAACAGCTATGTGATTACCGACGAGCGCCAGCAGCGCCTCATTCGTGTGCGCCTTGACGATGACACGATGTTCCTCGACGCTAACGACGCCGAGCAACTGAGCCTGGGCATCGGCCTGAACGGCAACAAAGGCTTCGAAGGCTTGGCCTACGACTCGGCAGGCAAGCGCCTGTTCGTGGCCAAGGAGCGCGACCCCATGGTGATTTACGAAATTCACGGGTTCCCTCATGACAACCCGGAACAGCCATACGCCGTGCATGTGGTGCAGGACCGCAAACGTGATGAGCGGCTATTCGTGCGCGACTTGTCGAGTTTGCAGTTCGATGAGCGCAGCGGGCATTTGCTGGCGCTGTCGGACGAATCGAGGCTGGTGCTGGAGCTGGATGTGAAGGGCA
The genomic region above belongs to Pseudomonas sp. PSKL.D1 and contains:
- a CDS encoding SdiA-regulated domain-containing protein; this translates as MRRYVRLPLILAVVGLLAVLLLSMAGQEFRLFERGWFNLKTWWQPAEQSMGLDRYRVAIEAQTIDGLDDDVSALTYDPDRKTLFTVTNQRSELIELSLDGRILRRVPLTGFGDPEAVEYVGPNSYVITDERQQRLIRVRLDDDTMFLDANDAEQLSLGIGLNGNKGFEGLAYDSAGKRLFVAKERDPMVIYEIHGFPHDNPEQPYAVHVVQDRKRDERLFVRDLSSLQFDERSGHLLALSDESRLVLELDVKGKPLSTLSLRKGYQGLKQAVPQAEGIAMDEAGTIYMVSEPNLFYVFKQPAD
- a CDS encoding fumarylacetoacetate hydrolase family protein: MSYQHQYVDGTRIHFPLGKVVCVGRNYAEHAKELGNPIPTEPLLFIKPGSCVVPLEGGFKIPTDRGSVHYEAEIAVLLGKPLSAHPTEEEVVDAISGFAPALDLTLRDVQTKLKEKGMPWETCKSFDGACVLPPFVAAGTFEDLTDIPVRLTINGEVCQDGNSGMMLNPIVPIIKHMASHFSLQPGDVILTGTPAGVGPFNVGDELVLELPGVCRFESRVL
- a CDS encoding SdiA-regulated domain-containing protein; this translates as MPSSASAPVSPKRRFYLRWPFALAVAAVIGYGVAVAMHWDDRGLLWVKESFESTAERSESVWLPDFKVDIDAKPMPGMDDDEASDIAFNPHTRTLFVVMGKNPFLVELNLEGDVLRQIPLVGWNNPEGVAVLEDGQIAITDERKHDLTVVKVDASTTTLNHADFPSHDLGESVKSNKGFEAVAWDPMRQRLIIGEERPPKLYTWATDGRSPLEGDKQPLASDELDLRNLSALGVDPRTGHLLVLSADSNMLLELDEQGQQVSFMTLLGGFNGLKSTIPRAEGVAMDDKGNLYMVSEPALFYRFKKN